One Raphanus sativus cultivar WK10039 unplaced genomic scaffold, ASM80110v3 Scaffold3072, whole genome shotgun sequence DNA window includes the following coding sequences:
- the LOC130506285 gene encoding ras-related protein RABA2b-like, whose amino-acid sequence MANRIDNEYDYLFKIVLIGDSGVGKSNILSRFTRNEFCLESKSTIGVEFATRTLQVEGKTVKAQIWDTAGQERYRAITSAYYRGAVGALLVYDITKRQTFENSLRWLRELRDHADSNIVIMMAGNKSDLNHLRSVADEDGRSLAEKEGLSFLETSALEASNIEKAFQTILSEIYHIISKKALAAQEAAGGLPVPGQGTAINISDSSGTNRKGCCST is encoded by the exons ATGGCGAATCGAATAGACAACGAGTACGACTACTTGTTCAAGATCGTCCTCATCGGCGACTCCGGCGTCGGCAAATCCAACATCCTCTCCCGATTCACCAGAAACGAGTTCTGCCTCGAATCCAAATCCACCATCGGCGTCGAATTCGCCACCCGAACTCTACAG GTAGAAGGCAAAACGGTTAAGGCTCAGATCTGGGACACAGCGGGACAAGAGCGTTACCGAGCCATCACGAGCGCTTACTACAGAGGAGCCGTCGGAGCTCTCCTCGTCTACGACATCACCAAGAGACAGACCTTCGAGAACTCTCTCAGGTGGTTGCGCGAGCTAAGGGATCACGCCGATTCCAACATCGTGATCATGATGGCGGGAAACAAATCCGATCTGAACCACCTGAGATCCGTTGCTGACGAGGACGGTAGGTCTCTGGCCGAGAAGGAAGGTTTGTCGTTTCTCGAGACGTCGGCTTTGGAAGCGAGTAACATCGAGAAGGCGTTTCAGACGATATTGTCGGAGATTTATCATATTATAAGCAAGAAAGCGTTGGCCGCGCAGGAAGCTGCGGGGGGTCTTCCTGTTCCGGGGCAAGGGACTGCTATTAACATATCGGATTCGTCTGGGACTAACAGGAAAGGATGCTGTTCTACCTAA